One genomic region from Hydrogenimonas thermophila encodes:
- the fliG gene encoding flagellar motor switch protein FliG, whose product MSSIQLTPQQRAQLDELSMAEKVAILLIQLGEDITANIFSQLDVDAITEISKYIASAKSIDRPIAASILEEFYAIMQSNQYLNTGGLEYAKEILYRALGPEEAKKVIERLTKSMQSSQNFTFLSKIKPQQLADFIINEHPQTIALILAHMEPTDAAEVLSYFDDDMRAEIAMRMANLGDISPQIIKRVSTVLESKLESLASYKVEVGGPRAVADIFNRLGQKAAKSTLVQIEQIDEELANSIKEMMFTFEDISNLDNNAIREILKVVDKKDLMLALKSAPEELKERFLSNMSQRAREAFEEEMQFMGAVKVKEVEGAQRKIVEVVQKLAEEGVVSIGEAEEMIE is encoded by the coding sequence GTGAGCAGTATACAGTTAACTCCGCAACAAAGAGCTCAGTTAGATGAGTTATCGATGGCAGAAAAGGTTGCTATTTTATTGATTCAGCTTGGAGAAGATATTACAGCAAATATATTTTCTCAACTTGATGTAGATGCAATTACTGAAATTTCAAAATATATTGCATCTGCAAAATCTATTGACAGACCAATAGCTGCTTCAATTTTAGAAGAGTTTTACGCTATTATGCAGTCAAATCAGTACTTAAATACTGGTGGTTTGGAGTATGCTAAAGAGATTTTATATCGTGCTCTTGGACCTGAAGAGGCAAAAAAGGTTATTGAGCGACTTACTAAGTCGATGCAGAGTAGTCAAAACTTTACATTCCTTTCTAAAATCAAGCCACAGCAGCTTGCAGATTTTATTATTAACGAGCATCCTCAAACAATTGCTCTGATTTTAGCTCACATGGAACCCACCGATGCTGCAGAAGTTTTAAGCTATTTTGATGATGATATGAGAGCTGAAATTGCTATGAGAATGGCAAACCTTGGAGATATTTCTCCTCAAATTATTAAACGTGTTTCTACCGTACTTGAAAGTAAACTAGAATCACTTGCTAGCTATAAGGTAGAGGTAGGAGGGCCTCGTGCAGTTGCAGATATATTTAATAGACTGGGACAAAAAGCAGCTAAATCTACTCTTGTTCAGATTGAGCAAATAGATGAAGAGTTGGCAAACTCAATTAAAGAGATGATGTTTACATTTGAAGATATCTCTAATCTTGATAATAATGCTATACGTGAAATTCTTAAAGTAGTAGATAAAAAAGACTTAATGTTAGCATTAAAAAGTGCTCCAGAAGAGCTTAAAGAGAGATTTTTATCAAATATGTCACAGCGTGCACGTGAAGCATTTGAAGAAGAGATGCAGTTTATGGGTGCTGTAAAAGTTAAAGAGGTTGAAGGTGCACAACGTAAAATTGTAGAAGTAGTACAAAAACTTGCTGAAGAAGGTGTTGTAAGTATAGGTGAAGCTGAGGAGATGATAGAATAA
- the fliH gene encoding flagellar assembly protein FliH: METVIPPDRTTGHVIQKYHFKILTDNTKGEDDPNLLNQEEEQILQVENELPAPVVQQEAIVESSSAKDEMLEQMLKKADELSTNLVKMQMQLEKQQEEFEVRLKETREAAYEEGKLAGKEECESKLKAEVDELRERLAHTIASLDESRQLFLKKVDTIEEELIETALDLAKQVVVKEIDNNSKEVALRLAKLLLTEVKDASKVTLKVNPNDYTYVKESLEQGPKIEVTSDPAVGPGGVIVISDVGNIDGEIMHRFERIKEAVFGTLK; the protein is encoded by the coding sequence ATGGAAACAGTCATTCCTCCAGACAGAACTACTGGTCATGTCATTCAAAAGTACCATTTTAAAATATTAACGGACAACACTAAAGGGGAAGATGACCCAAATCTGTTAAATCAGGAAGAAGAACAGATCTTACAAGTAGAAAATGAATTACCAGCACCTGTAGTGCAACAGGAGGCTATTGTTGAATCTTCATCTGCAAAAGATGAAATGCTAGAGCAGATGCTCAAAAAAGCTGATGAGCTTTCAACTAATCTTGTAAAGATGCAGATGCAACTTGAAAAGCAGCAGGAGGAGTTTGAGGTTCGTTTAAAAGAGACTAGAGAAGCTGCTTATGAAGAGGGAAAGCTGGCTGGTAAAGAGGAGTGTGAATCTAAACTTAAGGCAGAAGTAGATGAACTTCGTGAAAGATTAGCTCATACAATTGCTTCACTAGATGAAAGCAGACAACTCTTTTTGAAGAAAGTTGATACCATTGAAGAAGAGCTAATAGAGACTGCTTTGGATTTAGCAAAACAGGTAGTTGTAAAAGAGATTGACAATAACTCTAAAGAAGTTGCTTTACGTTTAGCCAAATTGCTATTGACAGAAGTTAAAGATGCTTCAAAAGTTACTCTAAAAGTTAATCCAAATGATTATACATATGTTAAAGAGTCTTTAGAACAAGGTCCAAAAATTGAAGTAACTTCTGATCCGGCAGTTGGACCTGGTGGTGTAATTGTTATAAGTGATGTTGGAAATATTGATGGAGAGATAATGCATAGATTTGAAAGAATTAAAGAGGCAGTTTTTGGAACATTAAAGTAA